The Claveliimonas bilis genome window below encodes:
- a CDS encoding N-acetylneuraminate synthase family protein, which produces MNKPYVIAEMGVNFYDTAREMRISALDAAKLYIDKAAEIGIDCAKFQSYKAGTIVSKNSPAYWDTTKEPTKTQYELFLKHDKFGEKEYRELCEYTHSKGMDFTSTPFDYTSADYLEDMVDFYKISSSDLSNIPFIKHIGRKGKAVYISVGAAYLSEVDVAVRALKEVGCKDIVVFHCVLSYPTDPANANLRVIETLKKDFPDVRVGFSDHVAPDDTMMTLATAYLLGAEVIEKHFTLDKTLPGNDHYHAGDPEDFKKAITNFKWIDTVLGSAEKTVFACETIPRREARRSLVLTRNMKAGEIIKEKDLMPKRPGTGISPAYAEIVIGRKVVKDLEEDTILTWEMV; this is translated from the coding sequence ATGAATAAACCATATGTTATAGCTGAAATGGGTGTTAATTTTTATGATACCGCTAGAGAGATGAGGATTTCTGCCCTTGATGCTGCAAAGTTATATATTGATAAAGCAGCAGAAATAGGAATTGATTGCGCAAAATTTCAATCATATAAGGCGGGAACAATTGTTTCAAAGAATTCTCCTGCTTATTGGGATACTACTAAAGAACCTACAAAAACACAGTATGAACTATTTTTGAAGCATGATAAATTTGGAGAGAAAGAGTATAGAGAATTATGTGAATATACACATTCCAAAGGTATGGATTTTACATCTACTCCTTTTGATTATACATCTGCAGACTATTTGGAAGACATGGTTGATTTCTATAAAATTTCTTCTTCTGATCTTTCCAATATCCCATTTATTAAGCATATTGGGAGAAAGGGGAAAGCTGTATATATATCAGTAGGAGCAGCTTATCTATCTGAAGTTGATGTAGCAGTTAGAGCATTAAAGGAAGTAGGGTGTAAAGATATTGTTGTGTTCCATTGTGTCCTTTCTTATCCTACTGATCCTGCAAATGCTAATCTAAGAGTTATTGAGACGTTGAAAAAAGATTTTCCAGATGTAAGAGTTGGATTTTCTGACCATGTTGCGCCTGATGATACTATGATGACATTAGCAACAGCTTATTTGCTTGGGGCAGAAGTTATTGAAAAGCATTTTACGCTTGACAAAACGCTTCCAGGTAATGATCATTATCATGCTGGGGACCCCGAAGATTTTAAAAAAGCAATTACTAATTTCAAATGGATTGACACAGTACTTGGTAGTGCAGAGAAAACAGTATTTGCTTGCGAGACTATACCAAGAAGAGAGGCAAGACGTTCACTTGTTTTGACTAGAAATATGAAAGCCGGAGAGATTATTAAGGAAAAAGATTTAATGCCTAAGAGGCCTGGGACTGGGATTTCACCAGCATATGCTGAAATTGTTATTGGAAGAAAAGTAGTTAAAGACCTTGAAGAAGACACGATTTTGACGTGGGAAATGGTGTGA
- a CDS encoding cytidylyltransferase domain-containing protein, with translation MKILAVIPARAGSKGIPNKNIRIIGGHPLIYYSIKNALNSEMITDVIVSTDSPEVRIIAEQMGARVRWRDSFLCGDSITLDSVIFDAVPEEDWSYIVTMQPTSPTLSVLTLDEAIKYTIKNDLDTVISAINAPRLSWREKDGKKIPNYTERLNRQYLPSCYVETGAFVVSKATVVTPNTRIGNKVDVYEVPQDESLDVDTFEDLRSVAAILERQKVAIYVNGNNKRGIGHIYRALEIADEFYVKPDIYYDINQTDSKVFGKTTHNLIAVNGIAELFDKCKEKKYTVFINDILTTSIDYMIGLRSVLPNAKIVNFEDDGEGIIKADLVFNALFHENEYSQVYAGEKYYISGKTFMFYEPITIKDKVEKVFVSFGGADPQNYSDRILNMLIKPEYKKFHFVVVLGRAKNNVDALLKYNKYDNIDVLFDVTNMPELMSGCDIGITSRGRTGYELAILGIPSISMAQNQREEKHGFVCNENGFTYIGLNPADEIIESNLKMYLSMSKESRTRFHEKLLSHDLRGGRKRVMGLINSL, from the coding sequence ATGAAAATATTAGCTGTTATCCCAGCGAGAGCGGGATCAAAAGGAATTCCAAATAAAAATATCAGAATAATAGGTGGCCATCCATTGATTTACTATTCCATTAAAAATGCATTGAATTCTGAAATGATAACGGACGTGATAGTATCTACAGATTCTCCAGAGGTGAGAATTATTGCAGAACAGATGGGGGCTAGAGTGAGATGGAGAGATTCATTTCTTTGTGGCGATTCAATTACGTTAGATTCAGTTATTTTTGATGCCGTTCCCGAAGAAGACTGGTCTTATATTGTAACAATGCAACCTACTTCACCAACACTTAGTGTTTTGACATTGGATGAGGCAATAAAATATACAATTAAGAATGATTTGGATACAGTGATTTCTGCAATTAATGCACCACGTTTGTCGTGGCGAGAAAAAGATGGTAAAAAAATACCTAATTACACAGAGAGATTAAATAGGCAGTACTTGCCGTCTTGTTATGTGGAAACCGGTGCGTTTGTAGTGTCGAAGGCAACTGTTGTTACACCGAATACGCGAATTGGTAATAAAGTTGACGTGTATGAAGTTCCACAGGATGAGTCCCTAGATGTTGATACATTTGAGGATTTGAGGAGTGTAGCCGCAATATTAGAACGTCAGAAAGTTGCTATTTATGTAAATGGGAATAATAAAAGAGGGATTGGACATATTTATAGAGCTCTTGAAATTGCGGATGAATTCTATGTTAAACCTGATATTTATTATGATATAAATCAAACAGATTCTAAGGTATTTGGAAAAACAACTCACAATCTAATTGCGGTCAATGGAATTGCAGAGTTGTTTGATAAATGCAAAGAAAAAAAATATACAGTTTTTATAAATGATATTCTTACCACCTCTATTGATTATATGATAGGATTGCGTTCAGTATTGCCTAACGCTAAGATTGTAAATTTTGAAGATGATGGAGAGGGTATTATAAAAGCAGATCTTGTATTCAATGCTTTATTCCATGAAAATGAGTATTCACAAGTTTATGCAGGTGAGAAGTACTATATTTCTGGCAAAACATTTATGTTCTATGAGCCGATTACTATTAAAGATAAAGTAGAAAAAGTCTTCGTTTCATTTGGTGGAGCAGATCCCCAGAATTACTCTGATCGAATTCTTAATATGCTAATAAAACCAGAATACAAAAAGTTCCATTTTGTGGTTGTTCTTGGAAGAGCAAAAAATAATGTTGATGCATTATTGAAGTATAATAAATATGACAATATAGACGTCCTTTTTGATGTTACAAATATGCCAGAGCTTATGAGTGGTTGTGATATCGGAATAACATCAAGGGGAAGGACGGGGTATGAACTGGCAATTCTTGGTATTCCATCAATATCGATGGCGCAAAATCAGAGAGAAGAAAAACATGGATTTGTATGTAATGAGAACGGATTCACATATATTGGACTTAATCCAGCAGACGAGATTATTGAAAGTAATTTAAAGATGTATCTTTCTATGTCAAAAGAGAGTAGAACAAGATTTCATGAAAAACTTTTAAGCCACGATTTAAGAGGTGGTCGTAAAAGAGTAATGGGACTTATTAATAGTTTATAA